A stretch of the Festucalex cinctus isolate MCC-2025b chromosome 20, RoL_Fcin_1.0, whole genome shotgun sequence genome encodes the following:
- the LOC144009508 gene encoding E3 SUMO-protein ligase ZBED1-like, producing the protein MDTSTAAIAGASANLTTDSERTIFNASGKQTSHVWSIFGFYKRGGKLDKSYAICKLCRAALKYTGSTTNLDNHATRKHRDEYGELKSRNKQQHSNDAPQVTGSIQRYFGKLGYNSTRAKEITNAITRFIAKGLCPYSVVECDGFQDLLHTLEPRYTLPTRKHFSNTCIPALYAQVKSQVEEELARAERVALTTDAWTSCATESYITITAHHINSDWQLKCHVLQTRVFKGSHTGKNIGALLKQACTDWNLVDKHPALITDNASNMVLAGEEAEMSPHLMCFAHTINLASQKAFKVNTVARLLGRVRRVVSFFHRSVRAVNILQEKQKQLALPHHKLIQDVSTRWNSSYDMLERFLEQQPAISAALLSRDIRNGDVNTLKAEDFCDAEDIVKLMAPVKLVTTTMSEDKQPTLSVISPVKAKLKKTFETTDNDTVVLREMKQAFMNDMEKRYSGLDHLFHTAAALDPRFKSLPFLKDSDAERIFTSISEEATSLHEKATAQPAEKVTVQTDPCQTDPAHEVPDITTDGPQSNDVPPTDYGPPSKKKKKSALDQLLGEDFKVKTPVRAVIDKTSEEVRRYRDRESLPLKNNPLQWWQEQQDLPMLSSLAKRYLCIPATSVASERVFSTAGDVVSSKRSVLKPEHVDQLIFLKKNLPNKKEVNIDNE; encoded by the exons ATGGATACGAGTACTGCGGCTATTGCCGGTGCGAGCGCCAATTTAACTACGGATTCAGAGAGAACGATTTTCAACGCATCGGGGAAACAAACATCTCATGTATGGAGCATTTTTGGATTTTACAAAAGAGGCGGAAAACTTGATAAAAGCTATGCCATTTGCAAATTGTGCCGAGCAGCGCTGAAGTACACTGGATCAACAACTAATCTGGACAACCATGCGACAAGGAAGCACCGTGACGAGTATGGTGAGCTAAAATCAAGGAACAAACAGCAGCATTCTAACGATGCACCGCAAGTAACGGGTAGTATCCAGAGGTATTTCGGGAAACTCGGCTACAATTCGACACGAGCTAAGGAAATCACGAATGCAATAACCCGTTTCATTGCTAAGGGATTATGTCCTTACAGTGTAGTTGAGTGTGATGGATTTCAGGATTTGCTGCATACCCTAGAGCCGAGATATACATTACCAACCCGAAAGCATTTCAGCAACACGTGTATACCAGCTTTGTATGCGCAAGTGAAGAGCCAAGTGGAAGAAGAACTGGCGAGAGCAGAGCGAGTGGCATTAACAACCGATGCGTGGACGTCATGTGCAACGGAGTCATATATAACGATTACAGCCCACCACATCAACTCAGATTGGCAATTAAAGTGTCATGTATTACAAACTAGGGTGTTCAAAGGATCTCACACTGGGAAAAATATAGGTGCTCTTCTGAAACAGGCATGCACTGATTGGAACCTTGTTGATAAGCATCCAGCCCTAATTaccgacaatgccagcaataTGGTATTAGCTGGGGAGGAAGCAGAGATGAGCCCTCACCTCATGTGCTTTGCACACACCATCAACCTTGCATCACAAAAAGCCTTCAAAGTCAACACAGTTGCAAGGTTGCTTGGGAGAGTGAGGCGAGTGGTAAGTTTTTTTCACCGCAGTGTTAGGGCAGTGAATATTctccaggaaaaacaaaaacagctggcCTTGCCGCACCACAAACTCATCCAGGATGTCTCAACCCGGTGGAACAGCTCTTATGATATGCTGGAACGCTTTTTAGAGCAACAGCCCGCCATTTCTGCTGCACTATTGTCCAGGGATATTAGAAACGGTGATGTCAACACTTTAAAGGCTGAAGATTTTTGTGATGCTGAAGACATTGTCAAGCTGATGGCACCGGTCAAATTGGTCACCACAACCATGTCTGAAGACAAGCAGCCCACACTTTCTGTGATTTCACCAGTCAAAgcaaagctaaaaaaaacatttgaaacaacagACAACGACACAGTGGTATTAAGAGAGATGAAGCAGGCATTTATGAATGACATGGAGAAACGCTACAGTGGCCTCGATCATCTCTTTCACACTGCAGCAGCTCTGGACCCCCGATTTAAATCTCTGCCCTTCCTGAAAGACAGTGATGCTGAAAGAATATTCACAAGCATCTCAGAAGAAGCTACATCCTTGCATGAAAAG GCAACAGCACAGCCAGCGGAGAAGGTTACAGTGCAGACAGATCCATGCCAGACTGACCCTGCCCATGAAGTCCCTGACATCACCACTGATGGACCCCAGAGCAATGATGTACCACCAACAG ATTATGGCCCtccttccaaaaaaaagaaaaagtcagctTTGGACCAGCTGTTAGGAGAAGACTTCAAGGTGAAGACACCAGTGAGAGCTGTAATTGATAAGACCAGTGAGGAAGTGAGGAGGTACCGAGATCGTGAGTCTTTGCCCCTGAAAAATAACCCTCTACAATGGTGGCAAGAGCAGCAAGACCTGCCAATGCTGTCATCTCTTGCTAAAAGGTATCTCTGTATTCCAGCCACCAGTGTGGCATCTGAAAGGGTGTTCAGCACTGCGGGAGATGTTGTTTCCAGCAAACGCAGTGTACTCAAGCCTGAACATGTGGATCAGTTAatcttccttaaaaaaaatctgcctaaTAAGAAAGAGGTGAACATtgacaatgaataa